AACGGGGTCAAAAGTCGCCGTAACGCAGGCCTTGTAGATTTATCGGGCTATCGCGCAGAATCGGCCGTTTTGCTGGCCGATTGGTGGGCGTGTGGTTATCGGCGGCAATATCGCGCCATGGAGGGCAATCGGCGGTGTTTGGCGGAAGAGGTGGGATTCGAACCCACGGACGGGTTGCCCCGTCGCTGGTTTTCAAGACCAGTCCCTTAAACCACTCGGGCACTCTTCCATACCGATTCAGCGGCGCGGCTAGAAATCTGCTAGACGGCGGCATTGCCGCAACCTTTAGCCATTTCCCGACCCGCCATTAAGCGATTCTAACTACACCCCTTTTTCGCCGGTCCACACTGCTGAGCGCCGAAACCCCCGTTAGCTTTCAAGACCGCTGCCTTAAACCACTCGGCGACCTGTCCGTGGCTCGCTTCCTAGCGGACGTGGCGCGATTGCCAAGCGCAAAAAGCGGCTGCGCGACCACGCTTTGTCCCGATGGGGTAATAAGGGGATTCACCTGATGCCTTCCCTGTGCCAGAAAAGGGGCAGGGAGATTCTGATGCGTCCGTCCATCCTTTCACTTATCATCGGCTTAGCCGTCATGGCCGTTGGCCCGACCGTAGCGCCAGCCGCCGCCCAAGGTCAGGACGATACGGCGTTTCGCGCCTATCTCGAAAGCTTGCGTCCGAAGGCGCGTGCCATGGGTATTCGCGACGGAACATTGTCGGGTGTGTTCTCGACCCTCACGCCTAATCCCCGCGTGGTGCAACTGGACCAGAATCAGCCCGGCGGCGGCGCCTATTCCCCGATTCCGGCCTTTGAGCCATATCGCGTGAAGCATGTGGATGCCGCGCGGATCAACCGGGGACGCATCGCTTATCAAGCCAACCGCGCCCGTCTTGCGCGCATCGAGGCCGAGACGGGCGTGCCCGAAGAGATCATGGTCGCGATCTATGGCCATGAAACCAACTATGGTTCCTATACCGGCGACTTCGACCTGATCCGTTCGCTCGCGACGCTGGCATGGGAGGGGCGGCGGCGCACCCTGTTCGAGCCAGAATTGCTGGCGACATTGAAGATGCTGGACAATGGCGTGCCGCGCAGCCGCCTGGTCGGCAGCTGGGCGGGCGCCACGGGCTATCCCCAATTCCTGCCGTCGGTCTATCTGCGGCTGGCCAAGGACGGCGACGGCGACGGCAAGGCGGACATCTGGAGCAGCGAAGCCGATGCGCTGGCTTCCATCGCCAATTATTTCGTGCATGCGGGATGGCGCAAGGGCCAGCCCTGGGGCGTGGCGGTGTCCGTACCGGCAGGCTTCAATCGTGCGGCGGTCGCGGCGCGGACGGCGCCGGCCCGTTGCCCCCGCGTGTTCAACAGGCATAGCCGATGGCTCAGCATGGCGGAATGGCGGCGCATGGGGATCGTCCCGTCGAGGGCCGGTTGGCCGGCCGATCATGTGATGGCGACGCTGCTGGAACCCGATGGCCCGGGAAAGACGGCCTATCTGTTGACCAGCAATTACCGGGCGATCCTGGATTATAACTGTTCGAATTTCTATGCCCTGTCAGTTGGCTTGCTGGCGGATGCGGTCCGGCAATGACCCGGCCCGCGCAGGGCTTTGAGAACGCGCCGATCATGGCTAATGATGTCCGCCATTCCCCCCTTTGATTCCATCCCAGCGAAGGCAGCTTCATGAACAAATCCGTCGCAGCGATCCTTTTCGTCGGCCTGCTCGCTTCACCTCTGACCGCGGCCGCGCCGCCTTATACCAGCGAAGCACCGATCGCTTATCTGAAGGATCTGTCGTCGGGCGCCGTCCTCTATGACAAGGGCGGGGAAACGCGGATTCCGCCTGCGTCCATGGCGAAGATGATGACGGCGCACGTCGCCTTTCGCCTGATCCAGAAGGGCGAGTTGAAGCTCGATACCAAGTTCACGGTGCGGCCCGAGACGTGGAAGCAGTGGCATGGTCCGCAGGCCGGTTCCACCATGTTCCTGTCCGCGGGAGAGCAGGTGTCGGTGGAAGACCTGCTGCACGGTATCGTGACGCTTTCGGGCAATGACGCCTGCGTCGTGCTGGCGGAGGGTATTGCCGGCACGGAGCAGGCTTTCGTCGCCCTGATGAATCAGGAAGGGGCTCGTCTGGGCCTCAAGAACAGCCATTTCGGGACCAGCAATGGCTGGCCGGACGAAGGCGTCACCTATGTGACGGCCGAGGATCTGGCGAAGCTGGCGCAGGCCACGATCGAGGAAACGCCGGACCTTTACAAGAAGTTCTACGCGACCAGATCCTTCACCTGGGGCAAGACCATGGGTGGCCGGGATATAGAGCAGGGCAACCGCAATCCGATATTGGGGAAGGTCGCGGGGGCGGACGGCCTCAAGACCGGGCATACGCAGGAAGCCGGATTCGGCTTTACGGGATCGGCCGAGCAGGACGGGCGACGCCTTGTCATGGTCGTCGCCGGGCTGCCGACCTATAATGGCCGGATCGCCGAATCCGTCCGGTTCATGGATTGGGGCTTCAAGGCATGGAAGGCGCAGCCGCTTTTCAAGCAGGGCCAGACCGTCGAAACCGCCGAAGTCCAGTTGGGAAGCGCGACCAGCGTTCCCCTGGTGGCGCCGCAGAACATGGCCGTGACGCTGCCGCGCACCGCTTCCACCAACATCAACGTGAAGGTGGCCTATACAGGGCCGATCAAGGCGCCGATCAGGAAGGGCGACAGGATCGCCGAGCTTATCGTTTCGACGCCGGACACGCCGCCGCAGATCATGCCGCTGGTCGCGGGCGAGGATGTGAGTGAGGCAGGCATCTTCGGACGGCTCTGGAACGGCCTGAAATCGCTGTTCGGGTGACAGCTGCGCGTTTCATTACGCTGGAAGGCGGCGAGGGCGCAGGCAAATCGACCCAGTTGCGCGCGCTGGCGGCGGCCCTGCGCGCGCGCGGGCTGGAGGTCGTGGAAACGCGCGAGCCGGGCGGAAGTCCCGGCGCGGAGGCTATTCGCGACCTGGTGCTGACGGGAAGCGCGGATCGCTGGTCGCCGCGGGCTGAAGCCTTGCTGTTCGCGGCGGCGCGGACGGATCATGTGGAAAGGACCATTCGGCCGGCGCTGCAACGTGGCGCGTGGGTGGTGTCGGATCGCTTTCTCGACAGCAGCCGGGCCTATCAGGGCATGGGCGAATTGACGGACGAGGACATATTGACGCTGCACCGCATCGGCAGCGGCGGTTTCATGCCCGATCGCACTTTCGTGCTGACATTGCCGGACGCGGAGGCCGAAAGCCGCGCTCATATTCGCGACGGCGGCGACAGCGACCGCATCGGGGGACGCGACAGCGCATTCCATCACCGGGTGACCCAAATGTTCAGCCGCTTCGCCGCGATGGAGGGGGACCGTGTTCGCGCCATTGACGCATCCGGTGATGCGCAGGCGGTAACGGCGCGCCTGCTTGAGGGACTGGACGACCTGTTGCCATGACATTCCCCCTTGGCCATGACGCGCAGGCCCGCTTGCTGCTGGAGGCGGCGAGGGGCGGGCGGATGCATCATGCGTGGATATTGTCGGGGCCGAGCGGCATCGGCAAAGCTCGCTTCGCGCGGGCCATGGCCATGCGGCTGCTGGCGGAAGCCGCCGGGCCGCCCATCGACGGGCAGGAGTTCGACGTTCCGGAGGAGCATCCCATCCGGGCTTTGCTGGAAGCCCATGCGCATCCGGACTATGCCGAACTGGCGCTGCTCGAAAAGGACGGCGCCCTCGCACGCAATATCAGCGTGGATCAGATACGCGGGCTTCAGCGGCTGATCCAGTCCGCGCCCTCGCTGTCGGCGCGCCGCGTCGTCGTCATCGACAGCGCCGACGATCTGGAACGGAGCGCGGCGAACGCCCTGCTCAAGAATCTGGAGGAACCGCCGGCCGATATGCTGTTCCTGCTGGTTTCCCATGCGCCGGGACGGCTGTTGCCGACCATTCGATCCCGCTGCCGCACCTTGCGCTTCGATCCGCTCAGCGACGAGATGATGCGGGTGGCGCTATCCCGGTCGGATGCCAGGCCCAAGCCCGAGGAGATCGAAACCCTCCTTGCCGTGGGCGAAGGATCGCCGGGCAGGGCATTGCGCTATGCCGGGCTCAACCTGGACGAGATCGAGGACATATTGCGCTCCATCGCCGTTCAGGGCGACGGGGACAATCGGCAGCGTCTGGCGCTCGCGAAGATGCTGTCCGGCAAGGCCGCCCGTCCGCGATATGAGGCTTTTCTCGAACGAGCGCCCGCGTTCATCGCCCAGGCGGCGCGGGGGCGGGAAGGGGCGGCTTTGGGCAAGGCGCTGGATCATTGGGAAGCGGCCCGGCATCTGGCGGGCGGGGCGGTGATCCTGTCGCTGGAACCGGGCGCCGTGGTTTTCGAGATTGCGGGGCATGTCGCGTCCCTCGCATCCGGGGGACGCTGACGCGCGGAGCGGAAAAGCGGGCTTTCCGCGACGGGCAACACTCGCTAGGGAAGGCGCATGTCGCAGCCCTATACCATCACCACCGCCATCAGCTATCCCAATGGCCGCCCCCATATCGGCCATGCCTATGAGGTGATCGCCACCGACGCGATCGCCCGGTTCCAGCGGATGATGGGCCGCGACGTCTTCTTTCAGACAGGCACGGACGAGCATGGCCTGAAAATGGCCCAGACGGCGCGCGGCCGCGGCATGGAGCCGCGCGACCTGGCGAACGAAATGTCAGGATATTTCAAGGATATGAACGACAGGCTGAATATCAGCTATGATCGCTTCATCCGCACCAGCGAGCCGGACCATCACCGCGCCAGCCAGGCCATCTGGCAGGCGATGGAGGCCAATGGCGACCTTTATCTTGGCCGCTATGAAGGTTGGTATTCGGTTCGCGACGAAGCCTTTTACGACGAGAAGGAATTGAGTGAGGGAGAGGGGGGGCAGAAACTCTCGCCGCAGGGCACGCCCGTCGAATGGACCGTGGAGGAAAGCTGGTTCTTCCGCCTGTCCGCCTATCAGCAGAAACTGCTCGACCTTTATGACAGCCAGCCCGATTTCATTCAGCCTGACAGCCGCCGTAACGAGATCATGCGCTTCGTGGAGGGCGGTCTGTCCGATCTTTCCATTTCACGCACCAGCTTCGATTGGGGCGTGAAGGTTCCGGGTAGCGACGGGCATGTCATGTATGTGTGGGTGGATGCGCTGACCAACTATCTGACCGGGTGCGGCTATCCGGACGATGCCGGGCGCATGGCGCGCTACTGGTCCGAAGGCGGCGATATAACGCATATCATCGGCAAGGATATCGTGCGTTTTCATACGGTTTATTGGCCGGCCTTCCTGATGAGCGCGAAGATTCCCCTGCCCAGGCAGGTGTTCGGCCACGGCTTTCTTCTCAACCGGGGGGAAAAGATGTCGAAATCGCTGGGCAATGTCGCGGACCCGATGGAACTGGCGGAACGTTTCGGCGTCGATCAGCTGCGTTATTTCCTGCTGTCCGAAGTCACATTCGGCAATGACGGCAGCTATAGCGCGGAGGCCATTGTCGCGCGCTCCAACAGCGACCTCGCCAATAGCTTCGGCAATCTCGCCCAGCGGACGTTGAGTTTCATTGCGAAGAATCTCGATGGCCGGCTGCCGGAACCAGCGCCGTCGGATGAAGATAAGGAACTTCTGAGGTCCATATCGGAAGCCACTGATATTTTTAAGAAAGCTATGGCCGATCTCGCGCCGTCGGTGGCGATCGAGGCGTGGATGCGCGCCGTCTTCGCTTGCAATGCCTATATCGACGCGCAGGCGCCATGGGCTTTGCGGAAGACCGATCCGTCGCGGATGGAAGCCGTTCTCGCCACGCTTTATGAAGCCATCGCCCACCTTGCCATCATGATCCAGCCCGTCATTCCGGCGAGCGCATCGGCCCTGCTGGAGCAGATGGGCCTGGACGAGAACCGACGCGATTATGATGCGATCGGGACCGATTGGTATGCGGCCCTGCGTGCTTCGGGCTTTACGCTGGCCCCTCCCAGGCCGCTATTCCCCCGTTTGGAACTGACGGAAGCGGACGCCTGACGCCATGCTGATCGACAGCCATTGCCACCTGAATTACAAGGGGTTGATCGAAGATCAGCAGAATGTGCTTGAACGTGCGAGGGCAGCGGGCGTCGACCTGATGCTCAATATCGCGACGCGGGAGAGCGAATGGGACGATGTTCTGGGCACGGCGCTTCGGGCGCCCGACGTCTGGGCCACGGTGGGCATCCATCCGCACGAAGCCGATGAGCATCCGCATGTCGACACCGCCAAGCTGGTCGAGCGGGCCGCGCATCCTCGCGTCGTCGGCATAGGGGAAACCGGCCTCGACTATTATTACGACCATAGCGACCGCGAGCGTCAGCAGAAGAGCTTCCGCGCCCATATCGCCGCATCCCGCGAAACGGGGCTGCCACTGATCGTCCATACGCGCGATGCGGAGGAAGACACGCTGGCGATCATGCGGGAGGAAATGGGGAAAGGGCCCTATGGCGGGGTCATCCATTGCTTCACCGCCAGCGGGGACTTTGCCGATGCGGCATTGGAACTGGGCTTCTACATCAGCATTTCGGGTATCGTGACCTTCAAGAACGCCCGCGACCTTCAGGAAACGGCGGCCCGGCTGCCGCTGGACCGCCTTCTGATAGAGACGGATTCGCCTTTCCTCGCGCCCGTGCCGCATCGGGGCAAGCCCTGCGAGCCTGCTTATGTTGCCGACACGGCGCGGTTCCTCGCCCGGTTAAGGAATGAAAGCGGTGAGGAGCTGGCAAAAGCGACTTCGGCGAATTTTCGGACGCTTTTCCGCAAGGTCGGCCAAAGCCCGTCAACATGAGTTTCAGGCTCACCATATTGGGTTGCGGCACGTCGTCGGGTGTTCCCCGCATCGGCAATGATTGGGGCGCCTGCGACCCCGATGAGCCGCGAAATTATCGGACGCGCGTTTCCATCCTGGTCGAAAGCCCGACCACGCGCCTTCTGATCGACACCTCGCCGGATTTGCGCACGCAGTTGCTGGCCGCTGACGTGACGCATCTGGATGCGGTGTTGTGGACGCACGATCATGCGGACCATTGCCATGGCTTCGACGATCTGCGGCAGGTATTTCATCATCGGGGCAGTCCCGTGCCCGCCTACGCCCGCGCCGAAACATTGAGGGCGCTCCGCAGGCGCTTTGGCTATGCCTTTGAAGGGAAGGGGGGATATCCTCCCATCGTCGAGTCCCATGTGCTGCCCGATCATCTTGCCATTGGCGACATCGAGATAGGCTGCGTCGATCAACCGCATGGCGATATCATGTCGACGGGGTTCCGCTTCACCCATGGTGGACGCTCCATCGGCTATGCCACGGATTTCCATGAACTGACGCCGGAGATGCTGGCGCTGTTCGACCGGCTGGACATCTGGGTCGTGGATGCCTTGCGGGCGAGGCCGCATCCCACCCATGCCCATCTGGCGCTGACGCTGGAAGGTGTTGCCATGACCCAGCCTGGGCGGGCAATCCTGACGCATATGGACAATAGCATGGATTATGCGACCTTGTCCCGGACGCTGCCGGATGGCGTCGAGCCCGGCTATGACGGCATGGTCGTGGAATTGGAGCAGGGGGCATCCTGATGGATGTGGGAACGGATCAGGCCATGTCGAGCATATGGTATCTGCTCGCCCTCGTCCTTGTCGGTTCCGCTCTTCTGACACGGCGGATACCCCTTGGCGGCATGATGCGGATGGCGCTTTTGTGGGTGGCGATCTTCGCTATCTTGATGATGCTGTTCAGCCTGGCGCAGATATCCGGGCTTTTCCTGCGGGCGGTCGATGCGCCATCCTCAGCGGTGGAGCCCGCCGCCACGCCCAAGGCGCAGATCGAGGGCTCCCATATCCGCATACCCGTCTCCTCCGATGGGCATTATTGGGTGGAAGGCGCGGTCAACGGCACCCCGGTGCGTTTCCTGATCGATAGCGGCGCGAGCGTCACGGCCTTGTCGGAAACCGCGGCCAAGGCGGCGGCGCTCAACATCGATCCCGCGCAGCCAACCGTCATCATGGTCACCGCCAATGGCCGCGTGGAAGCGCAGCGATCGCGGATTGCGACGCTGGCGATCGGCCCGGTCCGGACAAGCGATCTGGAGATCGTCGTCTCGCCCGCCTTTGGCGATGTGAACGTCATCGGGATGAACATGCTGTCCCGCCTCAAAAGCTGGGGCGTGGAAAATGGCGAGATGGTGCTGACGCCGTGACGGCCGCGCCCGATCAGCGGCAAAGGCTGAAGGCCATCATCGGCGGTTCGGCAGGCAATCTGGTCGAATGGTATGACTGGTATGCCTATGCCGCCTTCACGCTGTACTTCGCGCCGCATTTCTTCCCGAGCGAGGACCGGACCGCGCAGCTTCTGAGCGCGGCGGGAATATTCGCCGTCGGTTTCCTGATGCGTCCGATCGGGGCGTGGCTCATGGGCATTTATGCGGACCGCCACGGCCGCAAGAGCGGGCTGACCCTGTCCGTGGCGCTGATGTGCGCGGGATCGCTGCTCATCGCGGTGACGCCCGGTTATGAGAGCATCGGGGTGGCCGCACCGCTGCTGCTGGTGCTGTCCCGATTGATGCAGGGCCTATCGGTCGGCGGCGAATATGGCGCCAGCGCCACCTATCTTTCGGAGATGGCGGGCAGGAGCCGCAGGGGATTCTTCTCCAGCTTTCAATATGTGACCCTGATCGCCGGACAACTCACCGCGATCTGCGTCCTGCTGATATTGCAGCAGATATTGACCGAGGCGCAGCTGGATGCGTGGGGCTGGCGTATTCCCTTCGCCATCGGCGGGGCGCTGGCCGTCATCGTATTCTGGTTGAGGCGTGGGCTTGCGGAAACGCAAAGCTACGCCGTCGCGCAGGCGGAAGGCGCGCCCCGATCCGGTCTGGGGGAGTTGCTGCTGCGTCATCCCCGCGAGACGTTGACGGTGATGTTCCTGACGGCGGGCGGGACGATCGCCTTCTATGCCTATTCCATCTATATGCAGAAATTCCTGGTCAACACGAGCGGCATGAGCCGGGAAACGGCGTCCCAGATCAATGGAATCACCCTGTTTTTCTTCATGCTGATCCAGCCTCTTGCCGGCGCCTTGTCGGACAGGATCGGACGAAAGCCCCTGATGATCGGCTTTGGCGTGCTGGGCGTGACCTGCACCTATCCCATCTTCGCCACTCTGGCCCGGACGAGCGATCCATGGATGGCCGCCATGCTGGTGATGGCCGGCCTCATCATCGTCAGCGGCTATACGTCGATCAACGCCGTGGTGAAGGCAGAGCTTTTCCCGGCGCATATCCGCGCGTTGGGGGTCGCTTTGCCTTACGCGCTCGCCAACACGCTGTTCGGCGGCACGGCGGAATTCGTTGCGCTCTGGTTCAAGCGCAACGACATGGAGAATATATTCTACATCTATGTGAGCGTGATGATCGCGATCTCGCTGGTGGTCTATATCCGGATGCGGGATACGGCGAAGCATAGCCGTATATTGGAAGACTGAGCGCGGATGCACGCCATAGCCGCAGCTGCTACTGCATAGATATTTAACATAATATATATTATCGAACTATCTGGCGTGTAGGCGCAATTTAGAAGAGAGGCAGTTCTGGCCAGTTCGGGAGCATCACCCGCGTTATTGAACGGCGGTGTCGAGCCGCGCGCTCAATAATTGGAGCCAGCGAACTCATCGACCATGAGGCGTGGGTTAAGAATCGCAGCCAACCGCCCTCGCCTCCCAACCTGCCGTCGCTGAGTAGCGCTGGCGGGATGGGCAGCGTCCTTCCACTGGAGCGTGACGGTTCAGCGCGTCAGCTTCTTATAAGCCAGCCGTGTCGGACGGTCAGCCGCATCGCCCAGGCGGCGGCGCTTGTCTTCCTCATACATTTCGAAATTGCCTTCGAACCATTCGACATGACTGTCGCCTTCAAAGGCAAGGATGTGCGTCGCCAGACGGTCGAGGAAGAAGCGATCGTGGCTGATGACCACGGCGCACCCCGCGAAATTCTCCAGAGCATCTTCCAGAGCGCGCAGCGTTTCGACATCAAGGTCATTGGTCGGTTCGTCGAGCAGCAGGACGTTGCCGCCCTCCTTCAGCATCTTGGCCATGTGGACGCGGTTGCGTTCACCGCCGGAAAGCTGGCCGACCTTCTTCTGCTGGTCCGATCCTTTGAAGTTGAACGCGCCGACATAGGCCCGTGTCTGGATTTCATGCTTGCCAATGGACATCAGGTCATGGCCGCCGGAAATCTCCTGCCAGACATTGTGATCGGGATTCAGTGCATCGCGGCTCT
This genomic window from Sphingobium cloacae contains:
- a CDS encoding AAA family ATPase, with protein sequence MTFPLGHDAQARLLLEAARGGRMHHAWILSGPSGIGKARFARAMAMRLLAEAAGPPIDGQEFDVPEEHPIRALLEAHAHPDYAELALLEKDGALARNISVDQIRGLQRLIQSAPSLSARRVVVIDSADDLERSAANALLKNLEEPPADMLFLLVSHAPGRLLPTIRSRCRTLRFDPLSDEMMRVALSRSDARPKPEEIETLLAVGEGSPGRALRYAGLNLDEIEDILRSIAVQGDGDNRQRLALAKMLSGKAARPRYEAFLERAPAFIAQAARGREGAALGKALDHWEAARHLAGGAVILSLEPGAVVFEIAGHVASLASGGR
- a CDS encoding MFS transporter, translating into MTAAPDQRQRLKAIIGGSAGNLVEWYDWYAYAAFTLYFAPHFFPSEDRTAQLLSAAGIFAVGFLMRPIGAWLMGIYADRHGRKSGLTLSVALMCAGSLLIAVTPGYESIGVAAPLLLVLSRLMQGLSVGGEYGASATYLSEMAGRSRRGFFSSFQYVTLIAGQLTAICVLLILQQILTEAQLDAWGWRIPFAIGGALAVIVFWLRRGLAETQSYAVAQAEGAPRSGLGELLLRHPRETLTVMFLTAGGTIAFYAYSIYMQKFLVNTSGMSRETASQINGITLFFFMLIQPLAGALSDRIGRKPLMIGFGVLGVTCTYPIFATLARTSDPWMAAMLVMAGLIIVSGYTSINAVVKAELFPAHIRALGVALPYALANTLFGGTAEFVALWFKRNDMENIFYIYVSVMIAISLVVYIRMRDTAKHSRILED
- a CDS encoding TatD family hydrolase, producing the protein MLIDSHCHLNYKGLIEDQQNVLERARAAGVDLMLNIATRESEWDDVLGTALRAPDVWATVGIHPHEADEHPHVDTAKLVERAAHPRVVGIGETGLDYYYDHSDRERQQKSFRAHIAASRETGLPLIVHTRDAEEDTLAIMREEMGKGPYGGVIHCFTASGDFADAALELGFYISISGIVTFKNARDLQETAARLPLDRLLIETDSPFLAPVPHRGKPCEPAYVADTARFLARLRNESGEELAKATSANFRTLFRKVGQSPST
- a CDS encoding lytic murein transglycosylase, with the protein product MRPSILSLIIGLAVMAVGPTVAPAAAQGQDDTAFRAYLESLRPKARAMGIRDGTLSGVFSTLTPNPRVVQLDQNQPGGGAYSPIPAFEPYRVKHVDAARINRGRIAYQANRARLARIEAETGVPEEIMVAIYGHETNYGSYTGDFDLIRSLATLAWEGRRRTLFEPELLATLKMLDNGVPRSRLVGSWAGATGYPQFLPSVYLRLAKDGDGDGKADIWSSEADALASIANYFVHAGWRKGQPWGVAVSVPAGFNRAAVAARTAPARCPRVFNRHSRWLSMAEWRRMGIVPSRAGWPADHVMATLLEPDGPGKTAYLLTSNYRAILDYNCSNFYALSVGLLADAVRQ
- a CDS encoding D-alanyl-D-alanine carboxypeptidase family protein: MNKSVAAILFVGLLASPLTAAAPPYTSEAPIAYLKDLSSGAVLYDKGGETRIPPASMAKMMTAHVAFRLIQKGELKLDTKFTVRPETWKQWHGPQAGSTMFLSAGEQVSVEDLLHGIVTLSGNDACVVLAEGIAGTEQAFVALMNQEGARLGLKNSHFGTSNGWPDEGVTYVTAEDLAKLAQATIEETPDLYKKFYATRSFTWGKTMGGRDIEQGNRNPILGKVAGADGLKTGHTQEAGFGFTGSAEQDGRRLVMVVAGLPTYNGRIAESVRFMDWGFKAWKAQPLFKQGQTVETAEVQLGSATSVPLVAPQNMAVTLPRTASTNINVKVAYTGPIKAPIRKGDRIAELIVSTPDTPPQIMPLVAGEDVSEAGIFGRLWNGLKSLFG
- a CDS encoding retropepsin-like aspartic protease family protein — its product is MDVGTDQAMSSIWYLLALVLVGSALLTRRIPLGGMMRMALLWVAIFAILMMLFSLAQISGLFLRAVDAPSSAVEPAATPKAQIEGSHIRIPVSSDGHYWVEGAVNGTPVRFLIDSGASVTALSETAAKAAALNIDPAQPTVIMVTANGRVEAQRSRIATLAIGPVRTSDLEIVVSPAFGDVNVIGMNMLSRLKSWGVENGEMVLTP
- the metG gene encoding methionine--tRNA ligase; translation: MSQPYTITTAISYPNGRPHIGHAYEVIATDAIARFQRMMGRDVFFQTGTDEHGLKMAQTARGRGMEPRDLANEMSGYFKDMNDRLNISYDRFIRTSEPDHHRASQAIWQAMEANGDLYLGRYEGWYSVRDEAFYDEKELSEGEGGQKLSPQGTPVEWTVEESWFFRLSAYQQKLLDLYDSQPDFIQPDSRRNEIMRFVEGGLSDLSISRTSFDWGVKVPGSDGHVMYVWVDALTNYLTGCGYPDDAGRMARYWSEGGDITHIIGKDIVRFHTVYWPAFLMSAKIPLPRQVFGHGFLLNRGEKMSKSLGNVADPMELAERFGVDQLRYFLLSEVTFGNDGSYSAEAIVARSNSDLANSFGNLAQRTLSFIAKNLDGRLPEPAPSDEDKELLRSISEATDIFKKAMADLAPSVAIEAWMRAVFACNAYIDAQAPWALRKTDPSRMEAVLATLYEAIAHLAIMIQPVIPASASALLEQMGLDENRRDYDAIGTDWYAALRASGFTLAPPRPLFPRLELTEADA
- a CDS encoding MBL fold metallo-hydrolase, which gives rise to MSFRLTILGCGTSSGVPRIGNDWGACDPDEPRNYRTRVSILVESPTTRLLIDTSPDLRTQLLAADVTHLDAVLWTHDHADHCHGFDDLRQVFHHRGSPVPAYARAETLRALRRRFGYAFEGKGGYPPIVESHVLPDHLAIGDIEIGCVDQPHGDIMSTGFRFTHGGRSIGYATDFHELTPEMLALFDRLDIWVVDALRARPHPTHAHLALTLEGVAMTQPGRAILTHMDNSMDYATLSRTLPDGVEPGYDGMVVELEQGAS
- the tmk gene encoding dTMP kinase, whose translation is MTAARFITLEGGEGAGKSTQLRALAAALRARGLEVVETREPGGSPGAEAIRDLVLTGSADRWSPRAEALLFAAARTDHVERTIRPALQRGAWVVSDRFLDSSRAYQGMGELTDEDILTLHRIGSGGFMPDRTFVLTLPDAEAESRAHIRDGGDSDRIGGRDSAFHHRVTQMFSRFAAMEGDRVRAIDASGDAQAVTARLLEGLDDLLP